TTCGCGAACATTTCAGCTATTAAAGCTGCATATGCCCTGTTGCAATACGCTCAATCGCCATATGATCCTGATTTTATTCTATCTGCTGATGAAATGATCGTGTCCGAGCTGAAATCTTTGTCTGAATTAAAACAATGCTACTTGAAGGATCAATTTGATGATCGTTCCCCAGAGATCACTCGTGTTATAGCAGAAATTAAGGAGCAAAAGAACATTTTAACAACATACGAAATCATGGGAAATAAGTTGGATTCTCAGCTTAAACTCAAAGACTCTGAAATTATATTTCTCAGAGAGAAATTGGATGAAGCTAATAAAGAGAACAAATTGCTTGAAATGAAGTTGAGTTTAATTGACAACTTTCATTTGTCTAAATTAAGTATCAACAATTTTACTCTCTTCTTTCGAAAAACAATTAAATCGATTTGGAGTTTTGTTTCATTGTTCTGTAAAGAGATGGAATATGCAGAATGGGATTTAGATGCTGCAGCTTCATCTATTCAACCTGATGCAATTTTCTCAAAACCAAATGACAAATATTACGCGTTTGAATCATTTGTTTGTCAGGAGATGTTTGATGATTTCAATGATCCGTCCATGACAAAACAACCAGATATATTTTTCAATAGATTCATGGAATTGAGATCTGTTATACCAGCAGATTACTTAGCCAGGAAGCCAAAATCAACATTTGCGAGATTTTGTGGTGCAAAGTACTTGAAACTCATCAATCCCAAATTGGAAAAATCCCTTTTTGGGAATTTGGATCATAGGAATTTACTGATGAATTCTAATGAGTACCCAAAGACACATTTCTTTTACACATTCTGTGAAATGGCAAAGCATATTTGGTTACTTCATTGTCTTGCCTTTTCTTTAAGCCCTGAAGCTTCTGTATTTCAAGTGAGGAAAGGTTGTAGATATTCAGACGTTTACATGGAAAGTGTGAACGGAGAAGAACCATTCTTAATGTCCAACGGATCATCAGAAACTGAACTTCGTGTGGGATTCACAGTGATTCCAGGGTTCAGGGTTGGTAAAAGTGTTGTTCAGTGTCAAGTATATCTCTGttgatgaattttattttagatatacAAAACATATACACTCATATCTATATAATATGTACATTTAAATGGACAATAATATTTatccattatttttttgaaaagtctAGAGCCGGTGAACTTGGAATAATTAGCGTGGAccttactatatttatttgtgtatACATCTCAAAGATTTTTtgcatatatttatatacatattttaaatcTAAAATCTTAATTGTTCTGAATGTATACCTCGTAAACTTCAGAAAAAatcttgtatatgtataccttgaaaatgattatataattaacttgaCACCCTGAACACTAATAGCCTTTAGAGGGTACTCATTTAGCAACTAGTGTGTATTAAAATCTTGAATCCGCCTCTGTGATTGGTCAATTGCCAATACCAGGGCTAGGAACCGACTCCATATTGTGATCAACATTAAAATGCTTGACGTTAACAAGCTGCGCGTGGCCTTTATTACTAGGAGAAGAAGGCGGAACATCGCCTTTTTGAAGGGAATTCATTAGTATACTAGCATCAATATGAGAAGGAACAATCTTCTTCTCCTCCATATTCTTCAACAACTTTGTTCTTGCTTCAAAGCTAGGAGCATAAGAAATTACTAGTAGAAGAAGGGAAATAATTATTATGTTGCAATGAGACATTAGTTGGGAGGAAAATTTGAAACACAACTAATGGAATATTGAAGGTTAATGGAGAGGAATTTTCTATATTAGTAATTGTTTTACTTATGTTTGTACTTGTAATTTGTGTCTATATATGGAATTGCCTCGTCTGATTAGTTGGGTAGGTATGAATGAACTAACCAAGCAGCCCGCTTTTGTTGTTTTTGGCACTACATTCACTTAACTTGACTCATGATTAGTGGCGGAGCTAGAAGGTTAGGTACGGGTTCAGCTGAATCCAGTAACGTCTTTTATTCAAATAgtatatttgtattaagaagtttattaaatatgtatatatattaagtttAGAACccaattaacaacatttgaaaTCGTCGTTATAAATTTAGAatctataaaattaaaattgtagCTTTGCCTTTGATAATTGATAGTAGAGAGAGGGTCCAGGAAATATACATCTGCAGTGACTTCTAGTGTGCACGCAACGTCCAGGTGCAGTTTGGGCCTTTTTGGTGGATGTAGCTTTACTGAATTTCCATGCACTAATacacaataacaacatacctaACGTAATCCTATAAAGTTGAGTATGAGGAAGACAGAGTGTATATAGACCTTATATCTACCTAAGAGATATGAACACAAGTAGAAGAAATAAGaaatagtaacaaaaatatgaaatagtAGCAGAACAATAACTACAACAAGAATAATTTTGAATCGAATCtctttaaaataatacaataatcaaaataatataagaaaccggacataataacaaaaattaaaggaCAATAAACTACAAAAAGTATATGACAAGTCAATTATATGATGAGAGTGCTAGTTGACATTCTTTCAAGGAAACTCAATACTGTTGATTCTGCcttaatcaattaaatatacACCTTAATTTCTAACATCTGGATCAGTTAGGTACTAAATTAACTGAACACTCAACTCAGATAATatgactttttattttcttaataccATCGGATGAACACTCTGGCAATCCTCTAGATCCTTATATGGATATTCATATGTATTTTTCTGGATTAAAAATACACCGAAACTCATATTTACCCCATTAAAATACAAGTAATCCAACtcataaatatataatagtTGAGCTGATTTATAAATATGAACTGAAATTGTCAGTTCTAGTACTCTAGGATGGAGGGAGAGTGCCCGTTGTGGGTTCAGTTGCACCTTATAGCTTTGATTTCAAAACTATatactttaaattttgattttgccTCTGATAATACTCCTAATGTTCGAGTCAAGTGAATACGACAATTGAATGATCAGAGTTAGTTTAAAGTCAATGTTATCAATGGAAAACAAATGTGTATACAATTAAGTCGATCGAGTTCAAATTTGAAAGACCTTTCTTTATTTTCAGACCAATAACAAGGAAGAGTGAATTCAGAAAAAAGAAACTACCTTTGTAAAATTACATGTAAACTTGTAttataaacattaattaattggggcaatttgataaaaataataatttaacacaCTGGCTATAATAAACTAAACTATACTAATCGTGTAACAAATTAAAGTTTTACAGTGTCattgtatataacttaaatctttTAATGAAACCCCCAAAATGTGGCAAGTTAGACTAAAACCCTTATGTAATCTTTCTATACATTGATAAACTATTAGTTATacatacaaattacattatttcaATGAGCCTATATCTAGGAATAAGGATATGATTTCAAAATTgtgggatatatatatatggggtACATAATGCTAATTGCCAATCCCAGGGCTTGGAACTGATTGATCAACATTGACACCACCAAACTCATGTTGTTGCCCTGCATGAACAACCTTGGCATGACCTTTTTTACTTGGGGAAGAAGACAGGATGACGGTGCCTTTATTCAACAACCTTCTTGCTTCGAAATTCGATGGATAACAGACCAGCAGGATAATTAAAGTAACGAAAATTATCATATTGCGACGAGCCATTTAGCAATACAATGAGAGAAATTGGGAGGAAAATGGACACTTTGTTGAATGAATGAAAGTAGAGGAATTTATAGGAAGAGAAGAATAGTACAAGTGTCAAAGTTAGTTGACATGATAAAAGGATTTTTTAATCGTTTTTCATATGCCTAAGTTAGAAATAATGCCTCGTGGAACTTGGGTAGGTATGGATGAACTAAGCTGCCGgcttttcttcttgttttttataACGTCGGCAAGTTCAAATCAGGTCCGAAACGGGTTCCGTGTGTTATAGTCTATAGATTTTGAGTGATATCTAGGTTGTGGACAAAGAAAGGTTTTTCGCAATGTGATTATTGCAGATATCCCCACTACAAAGAAACATGTAACGATTCAATTAATAGTACTACAGTAGAAAATTACAAATGTCATATATTATCTAGAGTGACTTGTTGTGTGCACGCAAACATCGTGCTTCATTTTGGCTTTTTAGTGATAATCAACTTTATCTTTTCCACTATTAGAGGCTAAAATAATTTGAGTTCATGCTGCTTTGACAGAGATTGACTCTGACTGATTACCAACAAAGTACATTCATCAAGAGGAAGTAGAAATTTACCTAATTTACATTTGAACTTACACATTAATAGTTAAAATACTGTTTTGATATGCACTTGAGTCGGGGGTCTTTTGAAAAtagtctctctacctccacgaggtgaTAATAAGGTCTATGCACATTCAATCCTCCCTAGATCCAACTTAGTCAAATTtcactgaatatgttgttgttgaggtgTTTGGTCAAACTTTTAGAGAAAAACTAAGTTGTTTTGAACAGTACAATTTGGAAGAGAAGACAAATGAAAAGGGACAGAAGTAGGCAAAGGTCGAGTTATAATAACCAAACAAAGTCAATAACGTACTAATAGTCTAATACTTACATGCACAGTGTAAATTCGGCATTAATAAGCACCTCCCCTAATAAGTCAAGATAATATTCACAAATTGCCATTTTTTAGTTCCTACATCAATAACATATTCATTGTGATCATACAGGTGGGATATGGGTTGAGTGTACTCATTTCTATATTGTATGAGGTAGAAGGTTGTTTCCGACAAACCCTCGGCTAAAGAAAAGCGTTTTAAAAACTAAAGAGTGTAATCAATTGAAGTCACTCTGTTCCCATCTCATTGCATCTTTGCTTCACAAGAATCAGAGTTACAGCTTTCACAACATTTGGCATTACTGATTTATACTCTGAGTAATTCGCCTACAAATTGAATCAAAACGTAAAAGAGTTACAAGAACCTTAATCTAGAACATCTGGACCAAGTTTTATTGTCCTTCCTGTGCAACAACAGCACAAAGGGGACAAAATTATGTATACCACAGTTGGTAACAGATCACAAATAATGAACTTTACATTGCATAGGGCAACATGGTTAAGACGGATAGAGACCAGAAAAGCTTATTTAACAGAGACCATTACAGCATTCTCTATCGAGATATGGgctaaaaatatagaaacaagAACCGCAGCCTGTGAGAGTACATTCTAAAAATACCTTACAGACATGATACAAATTTATGGAGAGAAGGAAGGCAGACAACATGTTTATGAGAGAAAAAAGAAGCTTAAGCATTGTTATAAGTCAGAGATGTTTGGACCCTGAGTACCTTAGGGGTGTCACTCATAGATCAGCAAATCCGCACATTTGAAGTCCTGTCAAGGATTTTTTCTGCAAGAAATCCGTGATTTGAACCAGACTGACCAATGAACTTGGGAGTTAAGTATGTGAGCACATCTAGAAGGTGTGTTTAACCATTACAA
The DNA window shown above is from Solanum stenotomum isolate F172 chromosome 6, ASM1918654v1, whole genome shotgun sequence and carries:
- the LOC125868000 gene encoding protein GRAVITROPIC IN THE LIGHT 1-like: MDRHAVTPTSKSKLARAFANVLHIQGRNRRPKSLNNEDQKVKNYIQNEEALLGQLFANISAIKAAYALLQYAQSPYDPDFILSADEMIVSELKSLSELKQCYLKDQFDDRSPEITRVIAEIKEQKNILTTYEIMGNKLDSQLKLKDSEIIFLREKLDEANKENKLLEMKLSLIDNFHLSKLSINNFTLFFRKTIKSIWSFVSLFCKEMEYAEWDLDAAASSIQPDAIFSKPNDKYYAFESFVCQEMFDDFNDPSMTKQPDIFFNRFMELRSVIPADYLARKPKSTFARFCGAKYLKLINPKLEKSLFGNLDHRNLLMNSNEYPKTHFFYTFCEMAKHIWLLHCLAFSLSPEASVFQVRKGCRYSDVYMESVNGEEPFLMSNGSSETELRVGFTVIPGFRVGKSVVQCQVYLC